The Molothrus aeneus isolate 106 chromosome 23, BPBGC_Maene_1.0, whole genome shotgun sequence nucleotide sequence GAACACAAGGCAGGGAATACAATGTGTAAACCAATGAAGGATTGCAAGGGAGGAGAACAGCTTAAGTAAACTAATGGGGTTTGGAAGGATACAAAACTGAGGGAGAGTAAGAAAGGTTCTGGGgaaaggggcaggaggagggggttTGAAACTTGGCAGGGAGTAGGGAGGTaacaaacaaagaaactaaACTGAATAACTAAATAACTAAACTGAATAACAAGAGCAAGTCTGTGCCACTCTAAAGACAGGGGGAGGAAAACACAGAGGGATTACAAAAGTACAAATTAAACAGCAAACAtgccaaataaaaacaaaaacacactacaacaccccagggcaggccaggctcaggagcagctctgcctttccattgtcccctctgcagcttgGTGCAAGCAGAGTATTGGCATGACCCACTGAAGGAGGAGGAATAcaggaaaaacagcattttcctggCTGACATCAACCAGGAGAGGGTAAGGACACTCtgccctgtgagcagcagcctgggaaggcTCCAGCTGAGGAGTTCCCCTCTCTCTGGGCTCTCCAGTGGCTTGGATGTGTTCTCCTGCTTCCATCCAGGGCATCAACGAGACCTACAAGAAAAacctgatggctctgaagaagTTTGTGATGGTGAAATTCCTCAATGATACCATGGTGGACCCTCCAATCTCTGAggtgaggaaggcagagcagctcctggggcttcCCTGTCTCTGGTTTGTCCTTtggtggcagaggggcaggctgGGCACAAGCACAGGCCTGACACTGTCCTGGAAGCCTGCTTGGGGCTCCTGGGAACCCTTCAGCAGctcttccttcattttttatccattttaatgcagtggtttgggttttaCAAAAGTGGCCAAGCCAAGGAGACCATCCCACTGCAGGAGACCTCACTGTACAAAGAGGTGAgtgagtgctgggggctgggggcttctgctgtgtcccctttcctgtccctggggtcccacagccctgctcctgtcacTCCTGGGGCCTTGCctcccctgccaggagctgcttgtTTGGGGGGACATTTCCCTGCAGCtattcctggcactgctggaacCCAGGGAATGACACTGGAGGTTCCTGCCTGGCCCAGGGTCCCCCTCAGTGCCTCAtgagctctgctcctgttcCAAGCTTTGCTCCAGGAATCCCCTGGAatcctttttctccctccacgaggaggagagcagaggtggagtctcccccttctccccacaggatcgcctggggctgcaggagatggaCAAAGCAGGGAAGTTGGTGttcctgggggtgcagggggatCACCTGCACTTCTCAGAAGAGTGGTTTGACAGCACCATCCTCCCCTTCCTGCAGTgaagctccctgggcagggctttCCACTGTAACCAACACCAGCCACTGTGCACAGCACTCAGTGCatccaggcctgcagggactTGGGGAGGGGAACACGAGGGGTTTGGCTCAGGGGGCTTTGCCAGGGTGGAATTGCactcccagctgggctgagcctTGCCCTGactctgccccagggctggtgaATCCACcccagtgctcagagctgctctccacccCCAGTTCCTGCAGGGCACCCTGGCAGTATTAACCCAGCTCACTGGTGCAAGACTCTCATGGGCTGTAGGCAGGGCAATCATGTCACAGCCCCTGCTTCAGCAGGGGGGAAAAGGCCAAATTTAGGggtttctgggaaaaaaaaaagggtttagaaTTCAGCAGTATTAACAGCTTGAACAGTTTTCAACTAATGGCTTGGTTTATGTTCTTTTGTACAACTGAAATCAATAAAGAAGTTGCCATCTAACCAACTAAATAAAAGCTTGGACAACTGCTGACTGTGTTTGGAGGGAGCTGAGGAAATTCTGGGAATATTCCAAGGAATCAAGGCAGGGTCAGGCAGAGAGGGGGAACTTGTCCTGCCTGAGCTCACTTGTGCCCCCAAAAATGAGACAAGAGCCACAGTAATGAGCAAGTTGGCATTAACTTTATTCTATCTTCTGTATAATCTTAAGTACATAAGAAAGGTTTTTTCACAAGCCTCAGGAGAAGACAAGTACAAGTCACAGGacagtttcaaaataaaaaaaaattgcataattcttcctttttttttgttttttgtaagTTTTGTACTAGAGAAAAAGAACATTGACACTTTACAgaagaaatgcatttcagaTATGCTTATGCCACCCGAGGCATTGGAAAAATGAAGGTCAAAGCACGTGCAGCTCCCTTTGTGGGTCAGTACAGTACTGTGTgatccatccctctgctccagggccctGGAACTGAGGCTACAAGCTTCCACCAAAATAAAGAGCCAAGCAagaggaggggataaaagggggAGGACTCAGAGGGGGCTGATTGCAGATGAGGAAGAGAGTGATGAACCGACTTGATCCAACTCTGGTATTtacagctctgcactgctgaCCTGGAATGGAGGAGCTCCTTCCTCTGGGGAAGGGCACAGCTTGAGAAAAACCGTCCTGGCAGACTGAacctgagctcagctgctccaggaaggAAGCCCTGGGGCAAAGGTTGCCTTGTGAAGGTGGAGGGCTCATGGAATGAGAGGTGCTCAGCTCCAAGCTaccagccaggctgctgggtgGCCATGGTGGCACCAACTGCAGCCTTCCTGTGGCACTGGGGCATGAAAGCCTCCTGTCATGGCACAATCAGGAATGCACTGAGCTAGTGGGAATGATGGAAGAGAAATCAGGGTGGAATTGGCCCAGGTCCTCAGCCTTTGGTCCGACAAAACCGTTCCCATGTCCTgtggtgccagcagctgctccagagagctggagggagcagcctgcaggagctTCCCAGGACAGCTGGGTGCTGTGGCCTCTGACAGACACTGTCACTTGTTAAAAAAGGGGACAACATTCCTCTCACATGGAACAGTTTTGCTTAAAGGCAATACAAAAACAATACTCTGGGAGCCAACTGCCAGGACTGGCTGTGAAGTTCACCGAGACTCTGATCGATGGGTGCAGTTAGATGGGACAAGGGCAGAGAAAAAGAACCTTCCTGCTGAGAGAGGTGACAACCACCACCTACCCCAAGCCCCAGGCAGAGGAACCTCAGTGATGGCAGGCAGCTGTGTCTCTCGGGTAGAAGAGAAGCAGTTTGAGAGCAGAAAGGTACAAGAAATCTAAGAGAATCATCTGAAAGCAGATTTGtcccacagcagggccaggggagggTGTGAGCCTTGGAGCTTTTCGGCTTAGCCAGCAATTTCTGTCACAGTGGTAACCAACTTCTGACCATTCCACACTGTCTTGAACTGTTCTGGGACAGGGAATTCAGTCTGGAGGGTAAAAACAAAGAACTGTTGTCAAAAATCAGTTTATGGCTGACATTAGTAACCACTCCCACTGCTTCAGGCATTTCTTTTCTCAGCTTTGTGCTGTTACCTCCTGTACCACCACTGGTGCCTGTTCTGCCCCTAGGAGATCCTGAGGAAGAAGCAGCTCTCACAAACCAACAACAATCTTATTTACAGATggttttttgctatttttacaaCTCAGATCATCATTCACAACCTCCAAACTCCACAAACTTCCCCCCGCTGTAACTAACACTCCCCGCAGGGCTTTGTCAAGACACAACTCCtgcatcccccagccccagcagggctgcaggaggattcCAAAGCAGCATTTACAAAGTTTTCCACTTTCCCAAGGACTGCACTTACAAAGTCCCCCCCCTCGGTGGGGATGAGCACGTTCATCTCCGAGGACTTGGCACTGACGATCTCGCAGTCGAGGGAGCTCTTGCTCAGGTACACGTGGCACCCATCTGTCTTGTTGATGGAAATCGTTGGCACTTTACCCATGACCTGGCAGGGCCAGAGAAGAATTAGCCTAAACTAGACAGCCACAgcatttttttggggtgttttcttTCAAGGCGAGAGGTTTGAGTCCAAGCCCTCCCCGTGACGATCGCACAGGATTCAAATATTCCCACCTTTAGCAAAAATCCAAAGATTTGTTTgtaattttccccaatttctcGTTCTGATCTCTTTAGAACAAAACCTGAGCCAGCACTGGGCAAACTGACCATCCCAAATCAGATGGCCAAGCTAAACTGGAATAAAACCTGCTGCTGGCCTCCTGCTTTGGCAGCCAAATGTGCTCCCTACCTCACAGAGCCTCAGCTCTTACCCAACCCTGAAACAGCTCAAAGACACAAATTTCAGCCCTTTCCCAAGGGACAGATGGTGTTCCATGGGTATTCTCCACAGCTGCACACTCCTGGTCAGGAAATGCAactgctccagagccaggagagagcacagggcacTCACCTGAACTTTAACGTCCCTGCTGTTGATGATCTCCACAATGCCCACCACGTCATCAAACACCAGACCCAGCTTCTTGCAGTTGtctgcaaagaaaagcagatcAGGGCACAGAGGTTTTGgaggctccagctcctgcacacacagcagcaggcaggagcagctctcagggCTCTCCCCACTCACCCAGGGTGATGGAGTTGATCTTGCCTTTGATTTGGAGTGTACTGTTTGTGCACTTGAAAACATATGCTACCTGCTTCAGTTCTGTGTCACTGATGACCAGGTTGGTGGCATTCTCCTGGTTTTCCTGAAAAGGCAGGGGAAACACACTTCATTTTCTGAATGCAGAGCAATTAAACAATGaaaatccctttaaaaacaaacaggtGCCTtcaggctggtgtctcttaggaGAAAGTTCTCCACAAGAGCCCCCTTTGCTTCTCCAAAGCTCCCATCCCTCCAACCCActcctgccagcaccaggcactCACCACTCTCCACTTTTTGCCTTCTAATTCTAGCAAAGGAGGTGCCTTGGGGGAGGGATTTGCATTACAGGCTGGTTTGGGAGCAGTGAAAGGTTTGGGGCCACTTCTCACAGGGCCCCCCTGGTTCTTCAGGGCTGGATTCTTGTGGGTTTTCATGTCATCTGAGACGTGCCTTAAGCCTGCAAGAGAAGGCAAAGCTGAGAGCCAGCTCCCCTCCAGGAATGCAGCTCCCCAAACACCAGGCATCAGAGCTTACACCAGCCAAGAAAACTCTTGTTGAAACACAAATAAACTCCTGAGGCTGGGGCTAAGTTGAGCCCAAGTGTGAGTgacaggaagggaaggaggaagcaggaaatgctgctgcaatATTGACAAGAACACAACATGAACCACAGAACCAGAGTGTGCCACAGCTCTTCCactctgcagctggaaaaagcCCCAAGCCCAGCACCTCCTGAACTGATGTGCTCACCAGGGGAcacaaaaaaggggaaaattctgTGCAAGCAACAGCTGCCAAATTGCACTTTTTGTACCAGAAAGATGCAGGCAACCAAAGGGATCAGCCTCAGGTGTTTCCAGCTGGAAGTTCATGCCTTGCTCCACCTGCCAGATGAGGGTGACAATCCTCATCTCAgtaacattcccagctctcttaCTACCCTCCCTAGACAATTGAATCACTGACCCACTCTCAGCCCTCCAGCTATGGCTTATCAACCTAGTCACAAAACAACTCATAATACCCCTAGACAAAAAGGACACAAATGAGACCTAATTTTAACATCCCTCATAATCTTCCTCCTACTCATTAACCTCCTAGGGCTGCTACCCTCCACATTTACCCCACATTTACCCTACACATTTGTCCCTGGGAAAGcgccagccccagcctgggaccAGGTAGGATTTTGAGTACTTTTTAAGCAGGTGCATTGAGGGGCAGCAGGaaacaaggagcagcagcagcaggagcagcagcagagcagtccctccctccctgagcccccACATACCCGAGGTGATCCCTTCTCCCCGGTTGATCTGCGCGAAGAGCGCCGAGCGCGAGGCCGAGTCGTCTGTGCTGGAGCTCAcgggggcaggaggagggggaggccCTGGAGGTGGGGGTGCAAGCCCAGCCGGGGGGGCAGGCGCTGCTTTAGCCCCTGCTGTGGCCACAGGACCCTGGAagagcagggaagaggaaaggaggtGGCAccggctctgctgctgccccactgagccctccctgctgcagcagcactcactGTTTTGCTCCAGGTCAGCCCTGTGGTGTGGAACTCTTTGATGTAggcctgcagctctgtccagaTGCTCAGGTAAGCTTTCACCCAGTCCACTTGTTTTTTATCTCTGAGAACACAAAGAGGACGAATTAAAGGCtgaggaaagcagctgtgggCAGATGCTGGAGCAGTCCTGTCACAGACACCTTTTCtgaaaaaccctttccttaggattttttctcctgagaagctgagaagcctcaggaacaaaatgtaaccaatggttatctgctgcggtggaatgcaacaggtgcatctgggattgggctcatgtggttgtttctaattcatggccaatcacagcccagctggctcagactgtctcagtcagccacaaacctttgttatcattccattctttttctatccttagccagccttctgatgaaatcctttcttctattcttttagtacaactttaatataatatatatgataaaataataaatcagccttctgaaacatggagtcagatcctcctctcttccctcatcctcagaccctgTGAACactcacacagccccagctggccAAGCTCAACACCAGCCCTAGGAGAAAAGGTGAACTTACACATCCTTGTACTCCTTGAGGATCCTGTTGGTGTAAAACATGGCAGCATCAGTCATCTCCTTCACGTAAGGACCGGGCTTTGGAGCCTAGAGCAGAGAGAACACGttggccctgagcagcccaCCAGAACCTCCCCAGCAGCCCGAGGAAAAGCCCTTCCCAAGGAGTCCTCACCATGgccacccagcccagggctgggatgctctCACTGACTGCTGACAAGTGGTTGAAGAGTTTGCTGCCACGGTTCTTCTCCCTGAAGTTCTGCACAGCCTGGATCTGCTCCGAGATGGGCTTGAGGAGCTCTGAGAAGGCGTTCTGCAAaccacacacagggacagcgaCAATTAACGAGATTAATTAGCACGGCTCTGGAATGGCTGCACAGCTGAGCTGATGGAGACTCAGAACAAGATTCCAACTGGCAGCAGTGactgctcagctcctgtccAGGCCTGGCCCTGTCCAAGCCAGCCTTggtcccacagcccagctcctccaggctgaagtCATTGCT carries:
- the CAP1 gene encoding adenylyl cyclase-associated protein 1 gives rise to the protein MERLVERLEKAVERLENVCQGPGMCGDASAKGVAQYVQAFDALLAGPVAEYSRISREVGGDVQKHAEMVHAGLMSERALLVVASQHQQPAENAFSELLKPISEQIQAVQNFREKNRGSKLFNHLSAVSESIPALGWVAMAPKPGPYVKEMTDAAMFYTNRILKEYKDVDKKQVDWVKAYLSIWTELQAYIKEFHTTGLTWSKTGPVATAGAKAAPAPPAGLAPPPPGPPPPPAPVSSSTDDSASRSALFAQINRGEGITSGLRHVSDDMKTHKNPALKNQGGPVRSGPKPFTAPKPACNANPSPKAPPLLELEGKKWRVENQENATNLVISDTELKQVAYVFKCTNSTLQIKGKINSITLDNCKKLGLVFDDVVGIVEIINSRDVKVQVMGKVPTISINKTDGCHVYLSKSSLDCEIVSAKSSEMNVLIPTEGGDFTEFPVPEQFKTVWNGQKLVTTVTEIAG